A single genomic interval of Corvus hawaiiensis isolate bCorHaw1 chromosome 5, bCorHaw1.pri.cur, whole genome shotgun sequence harbors:
- the CCNA2 gene encoding cyclin-A2, translated as MLAEQENQENVPPPAAGKAAAALPAAGTRVALGLLRGAQHRAGIPLQAARGGCEGHGAAAGLQQHQPFSIHVDEPEGQREPRRQRGVPAGQKEEAALGLRAAVCALGERRPLAPLGNAMELSFDSPSIMDISITSETEEKAPNVNNVPDYISEIHTYLREMEVKCKPKIGYMKKQPDITNNMRAILVDWLVEVGEEYKLQNETLHLAVNYIDRFLSSMSVLRGKLQLVGTAAMLLASKFEEIYPPEVAEFVYITDDTYTKKQVLRMEHLILKVLSFDLAAPTINQFLTQYFLHQQTDAKVESLSMYLGELSLIDADPYLKYLPSVIAAAAFHLADYTLTGQTWPESLCKVTGYTLEDIKPCLIDLHNTYLRAAQHTQQSIREKYKSTKYHGVSLIDPPDTLNLL; from the exons atgCTGGCGGAGCAGGAGAACCAGGAGAACGTGCCCCCGCCGGCGGCCGGCAAAGCCGCGGCGGCGCTGCCCGCCGCCGGCACCCGCGtggcgctggggctgctgcgGGGGGCGCAGCACCGCGCCGGGATCCCGCTGCAG gcggcgcggggcggctgCGAGGGCCatggagcggcggcggggctgcagcagcatcagCCCTTCTCCATCCATGTGGACGAGCCCGaggggcagcgggagccgcggcggcagcggggcgtCCCGGCGGGGCAGAAGGAGGAGGCGGCGCTGGGGCTGCGTGCGGCCGTGTGTGCCCTGGGGGAGCGGCGGCCCCTGGCCCCCCTGGGCAACGCCATGGAGCTGAGCTTCG ATTCTCCAAGTATTATGGATATTTCAATAACctcagaaacagaagagaaagcacCAAACGTTAATAACGTGCCAGATTATATCAGCGAAATCCATACGTACCTGAGGGAAATGGAG GTGAAATGCAAGCCTAAAATAGGTTACATGAAGAAGCAACCTGATATCACAAACAACATGCGGGCTATTCTTGTGGACTGGCTGGTGGAAGTTGGAGAAGAATACAAATTACAGAATGAAACTCTGCACTTAGCTGTAAATTACATTGATAGGTTTCTTTCTTCCATGTCTGTTTTGAGAGGAAAACTTCAGCTTGTGGGTACTGCAGCTATGCTGCTCGCATC AAAATTTGAAGAGATCTACCCTCCTGAAGTAGCTGAGTTTGTCTACATCACAGATGACACCTACACGAAGAAGCAGGTCCTAAGGATGGAGCACTTAATTCTGAAGGTTTTGTCATTTGACTTGGCGGCTCCAACAATCAACCAGTTCCTCACCCAGTACTTCCTACACCAGCAGACAGATGCTAAAGTGGAGAGCCTGTCAATG TACCTGGGAGAGCTGAGCCTAATTGATGCTGATCCTTACCTGAAATACTTGCCATCAGttattgctgctgcagcattccATCTGGCAGACTACACACTCACTGGACAAACCTGG cctGAATCCTTGTGCAAAGTAACTGGCTACACCCTTGAAGACATCAAGCCTTGCCTCATAGACCTACACAACACCTAcctcagagcagcccagcacacaCAACAGTCCATACGGGAAAAGTACAAGAGTACCAA GTACCACGGAGTATCGCTCATTGACCCACCAGACACACTAAACTTATTGTAA
- the EXOSC9 gene encoding exosome complex component RRP45, with protein MKATPLSNCERRFLLRAIQEKKRLDGRQCYDYRNIRVSFGADRGCCIVELGRTRVLAQVSCELVAPKPNRPTEGVLFFNLELSPMAAPGLEPGRQSELLVSLNRLLERCFRDSKCIDTESLCVVAGEKVWQVRLDMHLLNHDGNITDAASIAGIVALCHFRRPDVSVQGEEVTVYTPEERDPVPLSIHHMPICVSFAFFHQGTYLLVDPTEREERVMDGLLVIAMNKHHEICTIQSSGVVMLVQDQILRCSKITAVKVAEITELIQKALENDQKARKEGGKFGFAESIPNQRITAFKMESAAVDTNDVEEQAGEIIAKADPPAEVFANPVLHTPGTAQIGEGIESSWGDLEESEKEEAAEEEGDSEAAAFECEKVETEDTSTRRETKNDEPIVLSDSEEEEVVILEPQELPRKTRTQTSSKQENSSKKAFNKRRRKKRTSR; from the exons ATGAAGGCGACGCCGCTCTCCAACTGCGAGCGGCGCTTCCTCCTGCGCGCCATCCAGGAGAAGAAG CGCCTGGACGGGAGGCAATGCTACGACTATCGGAACATCCGCGTCTCCTTCGGCGCCGACCGCGGCTGCTGCATCGTGGAGCTGGGCAGGACCAG GGTTCTTGCACAGGTCTCCTGTGAACTCGTTGCCCCCAAGCCCAATCGGCCCACGGAAGGTGTGCTCTTCTTTAATCTGGAGCTCTCACCCATGGCTGCACCTGGGCTGGAGCCTGGCAG ACAATCGGAGTTATTGGTGTCACTGAACAGACTATTGGAGCGATGCTTCAGAGATTCCAAATGCATTGACACTGAATCTCTCTGCGTTGTTGCTGGTGAAAAG GTTTGGCAAGTTCGGCTGGACATGCACCTGTTAAACCATGATGGCAACATCACTGATGCTGCCAGCATAGCAGGGATTGTAGCTCTGTGTCATTTTCGCAGACCAGATGTGTCTGTGCAAGGAGAGGAAGTAACTGTG TACACTCCTGAGGAACGTGATCCTGTCCCCTTGAGTATCCACCACATGCCCATTTGTGTCAGTTTTGCCTTCTTCCATCAAGG GACCTATTTATTGGTGGATCCAACTGAACGTGAGGAGCGGGTGATGGATGGGCTCCTTGTAATTGCCATGAATAAACACCATGAAATTTGTACCATCCAGTCCAGTGGAGTGGTTATGCTGGTGCAGGATCAG ATTCTGAGATGCAGTAAAATAACAGCTGTTAAGGTCGCAGAAATAACAGAACTGATTCAGAAAGCCTTGGAAAATGACCAAAAAGCCAG GAAAGAAGGCGGGAAGTTCGGCTTCGCAGAATCGATACCCAACCAAAGGATCACTGCCTTCAAAATGGAGAGTGCTGCTGTGGACACCAATGACGTGGAAGAGCAAGCTGGAGAAATCATTGCTAAAGCTGACCCTCCTGCTGAAGT TTTTGCCAATCCAGTATTGCACACTCCTGGGACAGCCCAAATTGGGGAAGGAATAGAGAGCTCCTGGGGGGACCTTGAAGAATctgagaaggaagaagcagcagaagaggaaggtGACAGTGAGGCAGCTGCTTTTGAATGTGAGAAAGTGGAAACTGAGGATACAAGTACAAGGAGGGAAACTAAGAATG ATGAACCCATTGTACTGTCTGACAGCGAGGAGGAAGAAGTTGTCATTCTGGAACCACAGGAGCTACCAAGGAAGACAAG AACACAGACCAGCTCCAAACAAGAAAATTCAAGTAAGAAAGCATTTaacaaaaggagaagaaagaagagaacaTCTCGTTAA